A section of the Candidatus Thioglobus autotrophicus genome encodes:
- a CDS encoding D-lyxose/D-mannose family sugar isomerase, whose amino-acid sequence MSSFDFNNLFVLDLANNHQGSVEHGLKIIKECGKMVRKHNIRAAIKFQFRQYDTFIHPEHVEGSDNIHIPRFLSTQLKLEEWRVLFDAVKDEKMLTMCTPFDNESVPIISEMGFDIIKVASCSAKDWPLLEEISQAMLPIIASTGGLAIGDIDDIVSFFDHRGNELALMHCVSIYPIPTKDFHLNHIDTLKDRYQNHTIGWSTHENQDEIAPVQIAMAKGAQMFERHVGYETDDIKLNLYSSTPQQLDIWFKAYRYAEALCGLNTKDVEKPTTDIEKKSLEGLQRGVFAKKGLKEGSLLDISDVYFAMPFVPGQISSESWIDGGVVINKSFKTNEPIFPDSITITKNVKNRALKKSIHEFKAMLNEASIVLNSEFGVEFSHHYGAENFRETGALIIDCINREYCKKLILVLPGQKHPSHFHKRKEETFQVLSGIFESVIDGHHRVMSPGETALVQPGVWHEFWSKDGCIVEEVSTTHYNDDSVYNDKKINDLERSERKTAVKNWGRFELVKSD is encoded by the coding sequence ATGAGTAGTTTTGATTTTAACAATCTGTTTGTTTTAGATTTGGCAAATAATCACCAGGGCAGTGTTGAGCATGGCCTAAAGATTATTAAAGAGTGTGGAAAAATGGTTCGAAAACACAATATACGTGCAGCAATCAAGTTTCAGTTTCGTCAATACGATACTTTTATTCATCCAGAGCATGTAGAAGGTAGTGATAATATTCATATTCCAAGATTTCTTTCAACTCAGCTAAAGTTAGAAGAATGGCGTGTATTATTTGATGCAGTCAAAGACGAAAAAATGTTAACTATGTGTACGCCATTTGATAATGAATCAGTTCCAATAATTTCAGAAATGGGATTTGATATTATTAAGGTAGCTAGTTGTTCCGCTAAAGATTGGCCTTTATTAGAAGAAATTTCACAGGCGATGCTGCCAATTATCGCATCTACTGGTGGCTTAGCTATAGGTGATATTGATGATATTGTAAGCTTCTTTGATCATCGTGGCAACGAGCTTGCATTGATGCACTGTGTTTCAATTTACCCAATACCTACTAAAGATTTCCATTTAAATCATATTGACACATTAAAAGATAGATATCAAAACCACACCATTGGCTGGTCTACACATGAAAATCAAGATGAAATTGCCCCTGTTCAAATTGCAATGGCCAAAGGTGCTCAGATGTTTGAAAGGCATGTTGGATATGAGACTGACGATATCAAATTAAATTTATATTCGTCTACTCCACAACAATTAGATATCTGGTTTAAAGCATATAGATATGCAGAAGCTTTATGCGGGTTAAACACAAAAGACGTAGAGAAGCCTACCACTGATATAGAAAAGAAGTCATTGGAAGGACTGCAAAGAGGCGTGTTTGCAAAGAAAGGCTTAAAAGAGGGCTCTTTGTTAGATATTAGTGATGTGTATTTTGCAATGCCATTTGTTCCCGGTCAAATATCTAGTGAATCTTGGATTGACGGAGGGGTTGTGATTAATAAATCGTTCAAGACTAACGAGCCAATATTTCCAGACAGTATTACAATTACAAAAAATGTAAAAAACAGAGCCCTGAAAAAATCAATACATGAATTTAAGGCCATGTTAAATGAAGCTTCGATAGTGCTTAATAGTGAATTTGGTGTTGAATTTTCACATCATTACGGTGCTGAAAATTTTAGAGAAACGGGCGCATTGATTATTGATTGCATTAACCGTGAATATTGTAAAAAATTAATTCTTGTCCTTCCAGGGCAAAAGCATCCGTCACATTTTCATAAACGCAAAGAAGAAACATTTCAAGTGTTGTCAGGCATTTTTGAAAGTGTAATAGACGGTCACCACAGAGTGATGAGTCCTGGAGAAACTGCATTAGTTCAGCCAGGGGTGTGGCATGAATTTTGGTCAAAAGATGGCTGTATAGTTGAAGAGGTTTCAACAACACATTACAATGATGATTCGGTGTATAACGATAAAAAAATTAATGATCTTGAGCGAAGTGAGCGTAAGACAGCAGTGAAAAATTGGGGTAGATTTGAACTAGTTAAAAGTGATTAA
- a CDS encoding class I SAM-dependent methyltransferase translates to MNNVCEICGEKFNEIYTGDIRDGAYGRCKSSAIIYECTGCKVQRLREDDCISDEFYETGQYRRKLKESLEGDQSVIEQDEMQHYTLEAFFPKSLRGANVLDVGCGAGSLLDMLKNVSSNQLGIEPCAPYLELLSNRGHKVYPSLSEAIKNEKETIDYGFSIQVIEHVKNPVEFLKQIKELIRPGGRLLISTPNRNDVLTTLLKDKFYQFFYRTQH, encoded by the coding sequence ATGAATAATGTGTGTGAAATTTGTGGTGAAAAATTCAACGAAATATATACTGGTGACATAAGAGATGGAGCTTATGGAAGGTGTAAGAGTTCTGCAATAATTTATGAATGTACTGGTTGTAAAGTGCAAAGATTGAGAGAGGATGATTGCATTTCAGATGAATTTTATGAAACTGGCCAGTACAGAAGGAAATTAAAGGAGAGTCTAGAAGGTGATCAGTCAGTTATTGAACAAGATGAGATGCAGCATTACACCCTAGAAGCTTTTTTCCCAAAATCTTTAAGAGGTGCAAATGTTCTTGACGTGGGTTGTGGTGCCGGAAGCTTGTTAGACATGTTAAAAAATGTAAGCTCTAATCAACTAGGAATAGAGCCATGTGCTCCGTATTTAGAGTTGTTATCTAATCGTGGCCATAAAGTCTACCCAAGTTTGTCTGAAGCTATAAAAAATGAGAAAGAAACGATAGATTATGGATTTTCTATTCAAGTAATTGAACATGTTAAAAATCCAGTAGAATTTCTCAAACAAATAAAAGAATTAATCAGGCCTGGAGGCCGGTTATTGATAAGTACACCCAATCGAAATGACGTATTGACAACCTTGTTAAAAGATAAATTTTATCAATTCTTTTATAGGACGCAGCATTGA
- a CDS encoding type II toxin-antitoxin system RelE/ParE family toxin, which yields MAKVIWTESALSELNFIVQYISLDKPSAANKLIKKILSATKQLELFPELGRTPSEISHLNYLEIIVNPCRIFYRIDDNKVYIVYIMRGKQDLKKYLLNG from the coding sequence ATGGCTAAAGTAATTTGGACTGAATCCGCCCTATCAGAACTCAATTTTATTGTTCAATATATTTCCCTAGATAAGCCTAGTGCCGCAAATAAATTAATTAAAAAAATTCTAAGCGCAACCAAACAGCTCGAATTATTTCCAGAATTAGGGCGAACGCCATCAGAAATTAGCCATCTAAATTATTTGGAAATCATTGTCAATCCTTGTCGAATCTTTTATCGAATAGATGATAATAAAGTCTATATTGTTTATATAATGAGAGGCAAACAAGATTTAAAAAAATACCTTCTAAATGGTTAA
- a CDS encoding surface carbohydrate biosynthesis protein, with translation MMDKNQERPVFYFDVEIKKRELLSRLTVAALLAERGNHVFIGERATIKSIGKIIPRATIVRKSARSNSVTILSDLISSGYKIVNMEEEGVLVGSLDEYIGVDMPSDAIKLPDRHLLWGDKQADHLLNLHPKLKDKFIAVGNPRLHLWKNRYYGYYDKLSDDIKRDLGEFVLMSSNFAYYTNRKHVKQMFTITGFLEKSENTKIYEENFKIVEFLFKEFVKVAKEISLRGVKVVFRPHPSESIDKIQEYFSDYNNIIVSSDYDVAPWILASKAVIHNCCTTGLEAVFMKKNTIAYTPNSVSQYKLNSVDKIAKVAFNVDELLDGIFSPAEFHPSMMNLDGYLADKIPLNDIVSSLEAVQTKSFFDLNSVEISNNRYQFNKFFYTSTRKLKDYFIFNKVKKHERHSLRKKFIIDNTLELTNYFSCMHENGILKRNVTCVPVGRNTFYIYCDNINSD, from the coding sequence ATGATGGATAAAAATCAAGAAAGACCAGTATTCTATTTTGATGTTGAGATAAAGAAAAGAGAATTGCTTTCCCGCTTAACAGTAGCTGCACTCCTTGCAGAAAGAGGAAATCATGTTTTTATTGGTGAGAGGGCCACTATAAAATCTATAGGAAAAATAATACCTAGAGCAACTATTGTAAGGAAAAGCGCAAGGTCTAATAGTGTAACCATACTCAGTGACCTTATAAGCAGTGGTTATAAAATAGTAAATATGGAAGAAGAAGGGGTTCTTGTTGGAAGTTTGGATGAGTATATAGGCGTAGATATGCCGTCTGATGCCATCAAACTTCCAGATAGGCATCTTTTATGGGGAGATAAGCAAGCCGATCACCTGCTAAATCTACACCCAAAGCTGAAAGATAAATTTATTGCAGTTGGAAATCCTAGATTACATTTATGGAAGAATAGATATTATGGATATTATGATAAGTTGTCAGATGATATAAAGAGAGATTTAGGTGAATTTGTATTAATGTCAAGTAATTTTGCATATTATACAAACAGGAAGCATGTGAAACAAATGTTTACAATAACAGGCTTTCTCGAAAAAAGCGAGAACACTAAGATTTATGAAGAGAATTTTAAAATAGTTGAGTTTTTATTTAAAGAATTTGTAAAAGTCGCAAAAGAAATTAGCTTAAGAGGTGTTAAGGTTGTGTTTCGGCCACACCCATCTGAGTCTATAGATAAAATTCAAGAATATTTTTCTGATTATAATAATATTATAGTAAGTTCTGATTATGATGTTGCACCATGGATCCTTGCAAGTAAAGCTGTTATACACAACTGCTGCACTACAGGATTAGAGGCGGTATTTATGAAAAAAAACACTATTGCATATACACCAAATTCAGTCTCACAATATAAACTAAATAGTGTGGATAAAATTGCAAAAGTTGCCTTTAATGTAGATGAGTTGCTGGATGGTATATTTTCACCAGCAGAATTTCACCCGTCTATGATGAATCTTGATGGTTATCTTGCTGATAAAATACCATTAAATGACATAGTGAGCTCTCTAGAAGCTGTACAAACAAAATCTTTTTTTGACTTGAATAGTGTGGAGATTTCTAATAATAGGTATCAATTCAATAAATTCTTTTACACAAGTACTAGGAAATTAAAAGACTACTTTATTTTTAATAAAGTAAAAAAACACGAGAGACACTCTTTAAGGAAAAAATTTATTATTGATAACACCTTGGAGCTGACTAATTATTTTTCATGCATGCATGAAAATGGCATATTAAAAAGAAACGTAACTTGTGTACCAGTAGGAAGAAATACATTCTATATATATTGTGACAATATAAATTCAGATTAA
- a CDS encoding NAD-dependent 4,6-dehydratase LegB: MSIALVTGADGFIGSRLVELLVKKGYKIKALSQYNSFNNWGWIEDIECKDKVEVLTGDIRDPHYCKFITKNVDIIFHLAALIAIPYSYVAPDSYVDTNIKGTLNICQAAKEQGNIRVIHTSTSEVYGTAQYTPIDEEHPMQPQSPYSATKIAADAMAMSFYNAFNLPVTIARPFNTYGPRQSARAVIPTIITQIANGATKIKLGDITPTRDFNYVDDTCRGFIALAECDESIGQVVNIGSNFEISIGDTLNMIKELMDSDVKFIVDSQRIRPEKSEVFRLLCDNSKIKKLTGFKSQVGIREGLQRTIDWILKSDNLKKYKSEIYNV, translated from the coding sequence ATGTCAATAGCGCTTGTTACTGGGGCAGATGGCTTTATAGGCTCACGACTTGTTGAGCTGCTTGTAAAAAAAGGCTATAAAATCAAAGCACTTTCTCAATATAATTCTTTTAATAATTGGGGCTGGATTGAGGATATTGAATGCAAGGATAAAGTTGAAGTACTAACTGGTGACATAAGAGATCCTCATTATTGTAAATTTATTACCAAAAATGTAGATATTATTTTTCATCTCGCGGCTTTGATAGCTATTCCTTACTCTTATGTTGCTCCAGATAGCTATGTAGATACAAACATCAAGGGGACATTAAATATCTGCCAAGCAGCAAAAGAACAAGGTAATATACGAGTGATACACACCTCAACTAGCGAAGTATATGGCACAGCACAATATACACCAATTGATGAAGAACATCCAATGCAGCCCCAGTCTCCATACAGTGCAACAAAAATTGCAGCTGATGCAATGGCAATGAGTTTTTATAATGCATTCAATCTACCCGTTACTATTGCAAGGCCATTTAATACTTATGGTCCTAGGCAGTCTGCTAGGGCAGTTATTCCTACAATAATTACACAGATTGCAAATGGTGCAACAAAAATTAAGTTGGGCGATATAACACCAACAAGAGATTTTAATTATGTAGATGATACTTGTCGTGGATTTATAGCCCTTGCAGAGTGTGATGAGTCTATCGGTCAAGTAGTTAACATAGGTTCTAATTTTGAAATTAGTATTGGCGATACACTGAATATGATTAAAGAGTTAATGGATAGTGATGTTAAATTTATTGTAGATAGTCAGCGCATTAGACCAGAAAAATCAGAAGTTTTCCGACTTTTGTGTGACAACTCTAAAATAAAAAAATTAACTGGGTTTAAGTCACAAGTTGGCATTAGGGAAGGTTTACAAAGGACCATCGATTGGATTTTAAAATCAGATAATCTCAAGAAATATAAATCAGAAATATACAATGTTTGA
- a CDS encoding cytidylyltransferase domain-containing protein produces the protein MINNLNILTVIPARGGSKGIPLKNLKKLGDVPIVEIASRVALSVDFLDRVVVSTDNEEIAKAAIKGGADAPFRRPEVLSGDRVSDLQVLTHALKEMERQDKKKYDVVVMLQPTSPFRTKKHIVDSIEMLVNENYDSVWTVSEADSKCHPLKQLTVTGKKLDYYDVNGKEIIARQQLEPVYSRNGFVYVIKRETLLTDKLTMGNNSGALICVGDFVNIDTEFDLDFADYILKRSHQ, from the coding sequence ATGATTAATAATTTAAATATTTTGACTGTTATCCCAGCGAGAGGGGGTAGTAAAGGCATACCCCTTAAAAATTTAAAGAAACTTGGCGATGTACCAATTGTGGAAATAGCTTCTCGAGTTGCATTGTCTGTAGATTTTTTAGATAGAGTTGTTGTTTCGACAGATAATGAGGAAATAGCAAAGGCGGCAATCAAGGGTGGCGCCGATGCTCCATTTAGGCGGCCAGAGGTGTTATCTGGCGACAGGGTATCTGACTTACAAGTTTTAACGCACGCTCTTAAAGAAATGGAGCGACAGGATAAAAAAAAATATGATGTAGTGGTTATGCTTCAACCAACATCACCGTTTAGAACAAAAAAACATATTGTGGATTCTATAGAGATGCTTGTTAATGAAAATTATGATTCTGTATGGACGGTATCTGAAGCTGATAGTAAGTGTCACCCATTGAAACAATTGACAGTTACAGGTAAAAAGCTTGACTATTATGATGTAAATGGAAAAGAAATCATTGCTAGACAACAATTAGAGCCTGTATATAGTCGTAACGGTTTTGTTTATGTTATAAAGAGAGAAACCTTATTGACTGATAAATTGACAATGGGAAATAACAGTGGAGCACTTATTTGTGTAGGTGATTTTGTTAATATAGATACTGAATTTGATTTAGATTTTGCTGATTACATACTTAAAAGGAGCCACCAATAA
- the rfaD gene encoding ADP-glyceromanno-heptose 6-epimerase gives MTYSNTDFNNKTILITGGAGFIGSNLAFYFQDNYPDSRVVVFDCFRSEVTFANGNLQSFGHYKNLIDFTGDVVCGNINSKPDLALLDDYKFDYMFHQAAISDTRVYDQEIVMQTNVNSFYDLLNKAKNDDAVMVYASSAATYGSLPSPQTVGIENPENPYGFSKYMMDQIAYRYSRENPDMTIVGLKFFNVYGPREYYKAKTSSMVIQLGHQILDGKAPKLFEGSDQILRDFINIEDVIQANIKACNPKQNGTYNVGTSNPRSFQDIADILQHELGTDLGTDYIPNPYDGYQMHTQADISTTQTNLGFEPVVSLEVGIKAYIPDIKRLHGTDIS, from the coding sequence ATGACATATAGCAATACAGATTTCAATAATAAAACCATTTTAATTACCGGCGGAGCAGGTTTTATTGGTAGCAATTTAGCTTTTTATTTCCAAGATAATTATCCTGATTCACGTGTTGTGGTGTTTGATTGCTTTAGAAGTGAAGTGACCTTTGCAAATGGTAACTTACAAAGTTTTGGTCATTATAAAAATCTCATCGATTTTACTGGCGATGTAGTCTGTGGCAATATTAATAGTAAGCCTGATTTAGCGCTACTGGATGATTACAAATTTGATTACATGTTCCATCAGGCAGCAATTTCAGACACGCGTGTGTATGATCAAGAAATTGTCATGCAAACCAATGTTAACTCATTTTATGACTTGCTTAATAAAGCAAAAAATGATGATGCTGTCATGGTGTATGCAAGCTCTGCTGCCACTTATGGTAGCCTCCCATCGCCGCAAACTGTTGGCATAGAGAATCCTGAAAACCCTTATGGATTTAGTAAATATATGATGGATCAAATTGCCTATCGCTATAGTCGTGAAAATCCTGATATGACTATTGTTGGCTTAAAGTTTTTCAATGTTTATGGACCACGCGAATATTACAAGGCAAAAACCTCTTCAATGGTGATTCAACTTGGACATCAAATCTTAGATGGAAAAGCGCCAAAATTATTCGAAGGCTCAGATCAAATATTACGAGATTTTATTAATATTGAAGACGTCATACAAGCTAATATCAAAGCCTGCAACCCTAAGCAAAATGGCACTTATAACGTCGGCACCAGCAACCCTAGGAGTTTTCAAGATATTGCTGATATCTTACAACACGAACTGGGTACAGATTTGGGTACAGACTACATACCCAACCCATATGACGGTTATCAAATGCACACGCAAGCTGACATTAGCACGACACAAACCAACTTAGGTTTTGAACCAGTAGTTTCTCTAGAGGTAGGTATTAAAGCTTATATTCCTGATATTAAGCGTTTGCATGGAACGGATATTTCATAA
- a CDS encoding type II toxin-antitoxin system Phd/YefM family antitoxin: MKIELVTTLKRQATKILSDLHASKEPVLITEHGVPSAYLIDVDDYELTKRRIEILEGIARGETAILERQLYSQEEVEEKMEKWLK, encoded by the coding sequence ATGAAAATAGAATTAGTTACCACACTTAAACGACAGGCAACCAAGATACTCTCTGATCTGCATGCTTCTAAAGAGCCTGTACTGATCACTGAGCACGGGGTTCCTTCAGCTTATTTAATTGATGTTGATGATTATGAGCTAACAAAAAGGCGCATAGAAATTCTTGAAGGTATTGCTCGTGGCGAAACCGCAATTCTTGAAAGGCAACTGTACTCACAAGAAGAGGTTGAAGAAAAAATGGAAAAATGGCTAAAGTAA
- the rfaE1 gene encoding D-glycero-beta-D-manno-heptose-7-phosphate kinase — MLNLQNKTPKLLVIGDLMIDHYLWGSCERISPEAPVQVVNVKSESVVLGGAGNVIKNLNALGAQVDVISVVGGCEISDELKALLTDIKVSSQYLITQKDRITSKKSRIIAAQQQVVRYDRESTDEISSESQKQILASFKDIISNYDCILLSDYGKGVLTFELTQALITLANKNGKKVLIDPKGLDYSKYKGAYLLTPNKKEASEATNINIVDDEGLTQAITQLKDECDLDVSLITLSEDGVAIYDDNLRTHPTVAREVFDVTGAGDTVLASLGFALACDVGIDDAVKFSNLAAGVVVGKIGSATATLNEIIEYESSLNKSTSDEHIKTLDEITLLSKELKARDKKIIFTNGCFDILHAGHVRYLETAKSYGDILILGLNSDRSVTALKGENRPINVQLDRAYILAALEAVDYVVVFNEDTPYDLIKAIKPHTLVKGGDYEGKQVIGQDIADELKLVQFVDGKSTTKTIEKIQQGN, encoded by the coding sequence ATGCTAAATTTACAAAACAAAACACCTAAACTATTAGTCATTGGCGATCTAATGATTGATCATTACTTATGGGGTTCGTGCGAGAGAATTTCACCCGAAGCGCCCGTACAGGTTGTAAATGTTAAAAGCGAGAGTGTGGTTCTTGGTGGTGCTGGCAACGTCATTAAAAACCTTAATGCGCTAGGCGCACAAGTTGATGTGATTAGCGTGGTTGGTGGCTGTGAAATCTCTGACGAACTTAAAGCATTACTTACTGACATTAAAGTTAGTAGTCAATATTTAATCACTCAAAAAGATCGCATTACCAGCAAAAAAAGCCGGATTATTGCCGCGCAACAGCAAGTCGTACGCTACGATAGAGAAAGTACTGATGAAATTAGCAGTGAATCACAAAAACAGATTTTAGCGTCTTTTAAAGACATTATTTCTAATTATGACTGCATTTTATTGTCAGATTATGGAAAAGGTGTATTAACGTTTGAACTCACTCAAGCCTTAATTACGCTTGCTAATAAAAATGGCAAAAAAGTATTAATCGACCCAAAAGGTTTGGATTATTCAAAATACAAAGGTGCTTATTTACTCACACCAAACAAAAAAGAAGCTAGTGAGGCCACTAATATTAATATTGTTGATGATGAAGGTCTAACTCAAGCAATCACTCAACTAAAAGACGAGTGCGACTTAGATGTTTCGTTAATAACCCTTAGTGAAGATGGTGTAGCAATTTATGACGATAATCTACGCACCCACCCAACCGTAGCTAGAGAAGTGTTTGATGTCACGGGTGCGGGCGATACTGTACTTGCTTCATTGGGTTTTGCCTTAGCTTGTGATGTTGGTATTGATGATGCTGTCAAGTTTTCCAACCTTGCCGCTGGTGTTGTTGTGGGTAAAATTGGTAGCGCTACAGCCACTTTAAATGAAATCATTGAATACGAATCAAGTTTGAATAAATCCACTAGCGACGAGCACATTAAAACGCTTGATGAAATCACCCTATTAAGTAAAGAATTAAAAGCCAGAGATAAAAAAATTATCTTTACTAATGGCTGTTTTGACATCCTACACGCTGGCCATGTACGCTACTTAGAAACTGCCAAAAGTTATGGTGATATCCTAATATTAGGGCTTAATTCTGACAGATCCGTCACTGCACTAAAAGGGGAAAATCGCCCCATTAACGTGCAATTAGACAGAGCCTATATATTAGCAGCGCTTGAGGCAGTTGATTATGTCGTAGTGTTTAATGAAGACACGCCGTATGATTTAATAAAAGCCATAAAACCACATACTTTAGTAAAAGGCGGAGACTACGAAGGAAAGCAAGTAATTGGCCAAGATATCGCTGATGAGCTGAAACTGGTACAGTTTGTTGATGGCAAAAGCACCACCAAAACCATTGAGAAAATCCAACAAGGAAATTAA
- a CDS encoding HAD family hydrolase, translating into MIKCVVFDFDGTLVESNEIKRRAFYEVTKDIIGADSILDKLFSMPDSGDRYSVFNALIRNLKKPHKSAISAICLSDLYTKICERKIYNAPEILGALKTLKELKRRKVKVFLSSATPIDTLQRIIDMRGWNELFDGVMGSPDSKKDHLKSILLLSDYSLSEVAYIGDSEVDQKAALSIGCKFIGIGENWNRFNSRPEVLLGTLKKLIKELKL; encoded by the coding sequence GTGATTAAGTGTGTTGTTTTTGACTTCGACGGGACGTTAGTTGAATCTAATGAAATAAAAAGAAGAGCTTTTTACGAAGTCACTAAAGATATTATTGGTGCAGACTCAATACTTGACAAGTTGTTTTCTATGCCAGATTCTGGTGATAGGTATAGCGTTTTTAATGCTTTAATTAGAAATCTTAAAAAACCTCATAAGTCTGCCATTAGTGCAATATGCCTATCTGATTTGTATACAAAGATATGTGAACGTAAAATTTATAATGCTCCTGAAATTCTTGGAGCGTTAAAAACCCTTAAAGAGTTAAAAAGAAGAAAAGTTAAAGTGTTTTTGAGTTCGGCTACACCCATAGATACCCTCCAAAGAATTATAGATATGCGAGGCTGGAATGAATTATTTGATGGGGTTATGGGGTCTCCAGACAGTAAGAAAGATCACTTGAAATCAATACTTCTTTTGAGTGATTATTCTTTATCAGAAGTTGCATATATAGGTGATAGTGAGGTAGATCAAAAAGCAGCACTATCAATAGGCTGTAAGTTTATTGGGATAGGAGAAAATTGGAATAGATTTAATAGTAGACCTGAAGTTTTATTAGGTACACTCAAAAAACTGATTAAAGAGCTTAAATTATGA
- a CDS encoding Gfo/Idh/MocA family protein: MKNIKIYGAGSIGNHLAQASRRMGWNVDICDIDPDALERTKNDIYPARYGKWDDQIGLYNLDEVPRGVYDFIIIGTPPDSHMELARSAVKEGAKVVLVEKPLCSPDLQGAQELFDEAKAANCSVFVGYDHAISKSAIKMSSLLENKEVGNVQTLDVEFREYWGGIFAAHPWLDGPADTYLGYWEKGGGACGEHSHAINLWQSFAQQSDIGRIVEVSANMEYVKDGVVNYDSICLLQFRTEKGVIGRVVQDVVTQPTRKWARAQCSDGYVEWHCGNKPGTDTVIVSSNDGEKSTTEITKTRADDFFQEMQHIEIALKEGNSKDSPISLERGLDTMLVISAAHMSEQNSCPVAIDYSKGYKIEALTLLK, from the coding sequence ATGAAAAATATAAAAATATATGGTGCAGGATCAATTGGAAATCACTTAGCTCAGGCATCAAGACGTATGGGGTGGAATGTTGATATATGCGATATTGATCCAGATGCCTTAGAGAGAACAAAAAATGACATTTATCCTGCGAGATATGGAAAATGGGATGACCAAATAGGTCTTTATAATCTTGATGAGGTTCCAAGGGGTGTTTATGATTTTATCATTATTGGAACACCCCCAGATAGTCATATGGAGCTAGCCAGATCTGCAGTTAAAGAAGGAGCAAAGGTTGTTTTGGTGGAGAAGCCACTATGTTCACCAGATTTACAAGGGGCACAAGAGTTATTTGATGAGGCAAAAGCAGCAAATTGCTCAGTTTTTGTTGGGTACGATCATGCTATTAGTAAATCAGCAATTAAAATGTCAAGTTTGTTAGAGAATAAAGAAGTAGGAAATGTTCAAACATTAGATGTTGAGTTTCGTGAGTATTGGGGCGGAATATTTGCCGCTCATCCTTGGTTAGATGGACCTGCAGATACATATCTTGGATATTGGGAAAAAGGTGGCGGAGCTTGTGGCGAACATTCTCACGCAATCAACCTTTGGCAAAGTTTTGCGCAACAATCTGATATAGGCAGGATTGTAGAAGTATCCGCAAATATGGAATACGTGAAAGATGGTGTGGTGAATTATGACAGCATATGTTTATTGCAATTTCGCACAGAAAAAGGTGTAATTGGTAGAGTGGTTCAGGATGTTGTAACTCAGCCAACTAGAAAATGGGCTCGTGCACAGTGTAGCGACGGGTATGTAGAGTGGCATTGTGGTAATAAGCCAGGAACTGATACGGTTATTGTATCTTCAAACGATGGTGAGAAGTCAACAACTGAAATTACCAAAACAAGGGCGGATGATTTTTTTCAAGAAATGCAACACATAGAAATAGCATTAAAAGAAGGAAATAGTAAGGATTCCCCAATATCCTTAGAGCGTGGACTTGATACAATGCTGGTTATATCTGCAGCACATATGTCAGAGCAGAATAGTTGCCCTGTAGCTATTGATTATAGCAAAGGCTATAAAATAGAAGCTCTTACATTATTGAAATAA
- the gmhB gene encoding D-glycero-beta-D-manno-heptose 1,7-bisphosphate 7-phosphatase, protein MVKNNPRVLFLDRDGVINKEVGYLYKSEDFEFIDGVFTACRYFQAQGYKLIIVTNQSGIARGYYQKEDFHKLTQWMLVQFGNQGIDILDVFFCPHGPESDCTCRKPKPGMLLEARDKFNIDMENSWMVGDKEADISAANAAGISSTILVKSGHQVDEVNSSAKFILKSIKDSIQIIT, encoded by the coding sequence ATGGTCAAAAATAATCCAAGAGTACTATTTTTAGATCGCGATGGCGTGATCAACAAAGAGGTTGGCTATCTTTATAAAAGTGAGGATTTTGAATTTATTGATGGCGTATTTACGGCGTGTAGGTATTTTCAAGCGCAGGGATATAAACTAATCATCGTTACCAACCAATCGGGCATTGCTAGAGGCTATTACCAGAAAGAGGACTTTCATAAATTAACTCAGTGGATGTTGGTGCAGTTTGGCAATCAAGGTATTGATATATTGGATGTATTTTTCTGCCCGCATGGTCCAGAATCAGATTGTACATGTCGAAAACCAAAGCCTGGAATGCTGCTAGAAGCGCGTGATAAATTTAATATTGACATGGAAAATTCTTGGATGGTTGGTGATAAAGAGGCGGATATCAGTGCTGCCAATGCAGCTGGCATTAGTAGCACTATTTTGGTTAAAAGTGGCCATCAAGTTGATGAAGTAAACTCTAGTGCAAAATTTATATTAAAATCCATTAAAGACAGCATTCAAATTATCACTTAA